A stretch of DNA from Vibrio rhizosphaerae:
AGAAGATAAAAGGGCGAATCATGGGTAGTGAAATACTCCAGAAACGACGTATAGCATTGGCGCCATCCATGCGTGCCGCTTCTAAAATATCTTTCGGAATGGTCATCAGACCCGTGGTATATAAAACAATATTGAAACCGGTATATTTCCAGAACACCATAATGGCAATCGACGGTTTCACCATCGTGGCATCGTCAAGCCAGCGAATTGGCTGGAATTGTTTCACCCACTCAAAAGCCCAACCGAATAAAGAACTATCAGCAAGTGACATCAGCGTCTGGTTAATTATCCCCGAATTGGGTGAATACATATTAAAGAAGATCAGTGATGCAGCAACGGTGGACGTAATATAAGGCAGAAAATAAGCAGACGTTAACCAATGGCGTAATCGATCAGCCATTGAGACTAAAATATAAGCCACAGGAATTGCGACTAAGTGCTGCGCAACACCGGAAGTAATTGCGAGCCAGAATGTGTTTTTAAGTGAACGCCAAAGCCATGGGTCGGTTAAAGCCACTGAATAGTTTTCAAACCCGGCATATTTCATCGCGTCCAAACCTTCAACGGGGTTCCATGTGTGAAATGAAAGATAGACAGAGAAAACGAGTGGAAAGATACCAAACACTGAGAAAATACATAAAAATGGGAATAAAAAACCATAGGGTGTAAGCGCTTTCAAACATTTATTTAAAAAACGCTCATCCGATGGGCATTTACTTTCATCTCTTGACGAATGCTTCATAATTACAACCTCTTTACAAGGAAGTCATCAGACTTCCTTGTATACCTACAGATACATAAATTAAAGATTACGAGTACGACGCTTAATTAGGCGCTCCGCCTCTTGAAGAGCAGTTTTGATATCTTTATTTTCATCAAGGACTTCCATCAATGCATTTTCAAAAATGATCGAGCGAGCAATGTGGTCGCCTTTTGATGGTTGAACCGGTTTGATATTGCGTGCCACTTCAGCAAATAACAGACGTGCCTGTTGACCACCAAGAAAAGCAATGTGCTCTTTGAACATGTCGTCATCATAGGTGGTGATATTGGCAGGGAATGCCGCAATCGTGGCAAAGTGCTTCAACTGGATATCACGATTCGTGGTCATGTATTTGATCAGTTCCCACGCTTCATCCTGATGTTTAGATTGCTTAGGAATCGATAAGAACGATCCGCCCCAGCTACCGTAAATCCCATCCGGTAAATGGGAAACGGCCCACTTTCCTGAAGTTTCCGGAGCGATCCAGTTCTGCAAATGACCCAGCAACCAAGCACCTGACAATTGCGTCGCAAAAGTCCCTTTACGGAAACCTTCATACCACTCGTTTGACCATGCCAGAATGTGGCCGTCTAAACCCTTATCACGAATTTCTTTGGCTACCTGAAACGCATGAACAAAGCGTTCGGATGTCACAACCGATTTACCGTTTTTATCGAAATAGATGCCTTCGCCTTCTGGTACCGTGGTAAAAATAATGGTTTGCGCAACATCAGCCGCAGAAGGAATTAACTGGATACCCATTTTTTTCAGTTTTTCACCGGCAGCAATGTATGAGTCCCAACTTTTAATGACATCATCCACTTTCAGGCCGGCTTTTTTGAAGATATCGGTACGGTAATACATCACACCCGGGCCTAAATCGACGGGCATCCCGTAGATATCCCCATCACTCCCTTTACCTTGAGACCAGGCATAAGGCGCGAAACGGTCTGCGTATTGATCGGCACCATATTGTTTAGACAGATCAACCAGCCCGCCGGACGCCACGAAGGGGCCAATTTTCTCAACATCAACCACAATGACATCACCAGCCCCCGAGCCTGTCGCCAGGTTGGTGGTGAGTTTGGTATGATGGTCACCGTGGTTATTCATCAGGGTATCGACATGAATCCCTGTCTTTTTTTCAAAATCGGGTAATATCACTTTCAGGCTGCTATCAAAATCCGGAAATCCATCAAAACGAATATTCTTATCCGCATCAGCAGAAAAAGAGGGCGCAGACACGATTCCCATCAGTACAGCCGAGGTGAGTGCTAAGGCTTTTATTTTCATCATTTATCCTTAAATAACTTATAGGGTATTTATTACGTTCTTGACTGAATCTCTAATCACTAGAGAAGGTACAAGTTTAAGATTCACATCTGATTTATTTTTATTGAGTTTATGAATCGCGAGTTTTACTGCTTCTTTGCTCATTTTCTCAATCGGGAAATCAATCGTCGTTAACCCCGGAGTAAGATAACGAGCAAAAAGAATATTATCAAAACCAACTAACGAAATATCATCCGGTACAGAAAGACCAATCGATGTCAGCACTTCACGCGCCCCGAATGCCATGTGATCATTGGCGGCAAATACAGCGGAAAACGGGCAGCCTCGGTTGAGCAACTTTTTCATGGCACTCATCCCTGTTTCTTCAGTAAATCCGGCTTCAGAAACAAGCATTTCGTTATATTCCAACCCTGCATTTTCCAACGCTTTTCTATAACCTTGTAAGCGACCTCTGGCATCCGATTTATTCAGTGGACCGGTAATACAGGCAATATTTTTATGCCCCATTTTGATTAAATATTGTGTAGCTAATAAACCACCGGCTTCATTATCGATATCAATGCAACTGGTCAACATTTCAGGCACAACCCGATTAATCAAAATAATCGGAAGCCCTCGTTCTTCTAACATGATTAAATAATCGTCATCGAGTTGTTGTGTGTGAAGAATTAAAGCATCAACCCGGCGGCCCAAGAGAAATTCAACCGCTTCTTTTTGACTCTGCTCGGTATTAGAACCGGCAGTAATCACCGCATGATAACCAAGTTGACGTAGCTGCCCTTCAATACTCTGCAATATGCCTGAATAAAATGGACCACCCAATTCCGGGACGACAATACCAACACTTTCCGTGCGGCTGGAAGCCAATGCTTGCGCAATAGAATTAGGACGATATCCTAATTCTTTAATTGCATTTTCAACTTTCAACTGTTTTTCCCGACTGACACGGGTCGATCCATTGATAACACGGGAAACAGTTGCTTGTGAGACACCTGCACGTTCAGATACATGTTTAATCGTGACCAAATGAACCTCTGCTTGAAATCGCTTACAACCTGAGTATTCAAGATTATTGGCCGCGTAAGCGTGACGCTAATCACGGTAAACCCGATATTTATTTGGCGATTAAGAAAAAATTGAAAGGCTTTACAGTTTTCCAATCTGTCATGAAACCATTTCACATCTGAACGATGACCATTATCTGTGCCATAAAAAGTCTTACAGATTGATTCCTTTTATTTTATTCACCACCAATACCAACGGAATTGCTTATCATAATTTAAATGAGGATGTGAGTTTCGATTGATGTTCCGCCATCTGTTCCAATGTTTTACTTTGTTCGGCTAAGTTTTCGGAGCGAACCATATTTTGATGAGACAAGGTCTGAATCTTATTAATATTTTCCTTTACTTGCATTGCAGCAAACTGATGTTGCTCAGTCGAAGCCGATATTTTATGGCTTCTTTCTTCAATTTTATTCAGATTGACATGGACCTGAGTTAAAGAGGCATCCACATCTTGAGTCTGCGTGATGCAATTTTCCATATCATCAACACATTCTGATATTTGTTTCACCGCTAAAACCGAGCTTTGTTGCAACTGTTCAATTTTGGTCTGTATTTCTTGGGTACTTGCCGTTGTTTTTTCCGCCAGCCCTCTCACTTCATCCGCGACGACAGAAAAACCGCGACCTTGCTCCCCTGCTCTTGCCGCTTCAATAGCCGCATTGAGTGCTAACAAATTCGTTTGTGAAGAAATATTAGAAATAATATCCAGAATTGACTCGATACCGGCACAATAACTTTCTAACTGATAAATGGTTTGGGTCGAATCTCTCAGGCGTTGAGACAAATGATTTAATAGCTCCACATTCTTTTTCATCAACACCTGTCCGGAATTGGAATCGTTCACAGCAACCGTTGCAATCGATAATGTCTCGCTGACCGACTCTGAAATATCTCTCACGGTATACTCAATTTCTTCCATTGCCTTCGCTGTCAATGCGGTTTGTGAATTTTGTTCGACAATGGCAAGACTGAGCGCTTCACTAGTCTGTTGATTATCGAGAGATGCATGATTCAGTTGCTTCGCGGTCGAGCGGATTTGATGAATAATATGGGATAAATCATCAATGACCATATTGACGGTTTTAGACAACATGCCGAACTCATTATTGGTTTGGTCATCGACTCGTGAGCTCAGGTCTTTTTCCGCAACCTGACCCAGCACGCGTTGCAGACGTCGACTCGGTCTGCGAATCATTGTCGCGATCACAATGCCGATCGACAGTGCTATCACGATGGATACAATCGACAATATCACCAGCGTGATCACCGACTCTTTGGCCTGAGCCGTTGAGTCAGCATAGCGCTGCCCGGCAATTTGAGTGGCATATGCAGAAAAGGCATCAATATTTTTCAACTGGGTATCAATATCGACTTTCACAGCTTCTTTTTGTGCTGTCAGTTGATCATAAATTTCAACCATCGCAATATGCTTTGACACAGCACCTTCCGCGGAGAAAGCTTGTTGACCAAGCAGCTTCAGTGATGTTTCGCTTTGACGAAAGAACGCTGACGATGCCGACTGGAAGGTTGTCATCGCACTGTCCAAACGAGTTTTGCGGATTTTAAAGCGTCGCTCTAATGCGCGTGTTTCAATCACATCTTGTAAAGAAAATGCTTCATTGACTTCACCAACCAATAACCCAATTTGGGTCAACAGCGCTTCAATTGACTGACGTGCATCAGACTGATTTGCCGCGGCAAGATTTTCTAACAAATTATTATTAATTTGCATAATCAGCGATTGAAGTAATGCCCGCTGCTTTATATTCTTATCTTTCGTTTCTAAATAGGTTTTATACCCATTCAATATCATATTAATATCTTTAAATGTCTTCATGGCAGTCGATTCTATTTGTTCGACAAACTGACCAATATGATGATCGGGATCGGGGAGTTTTTTAAACCATGCGAGTTTGGTTTGAAAATCTTGCATCGACTGATGGATGGACTGGCTTAAAGGCTCCAGATCTTCTGGGTATAGTGTTGATAAATATGACATCATGCTACGATCAATATCCAAATAGTTGATCGTCAGCTCCCCCGAACGTAATATAAATGGCGTTGATTGTTTCAACATAAATTCCATGTTGCCAGAAACCTTATGATTACTATTTAATAATGCTCCTGCTGAAATCAACATCATTAAAATAATAGTAAAAAACCCCAGATAAACTCTAGAAACAATCAAATTAAGGTTCATATTATGCTCTTCAATATCTGTAAACAAAAAGACTGTGAACAAAAAAGACTGTAAGTAAAAAATCCATGAGTAAAAAAAAGGCACAAGCGTGCCTTAAAATAATTAGAATAAACAGTCTTGAAAAAAACTCGCCAAGATAATATTCAAATCACTTGACTGTTCAAAATATTAAACAATGAAACACCTGAAAACATCGTTAGAATTCACATTAATTTATAAAATTCAACATTCATCAGACAAGTTAATGTAATTCAAACAGTTATCAAAACAGGCTTGATGATATTGGATGAAGAAAGTTGAAAACAATCACAGAATCTGAGGTTTGTGGTAAGGTTAAATATCTATTATTTGAAAATGTTTTCATGTTTCTGAAAACGTTTCATAAACCTGAGCACCGTTATCCAGATGTCTTGAGGCCGGGTTAGGCAGGGGCGAAAGGTGGTGGATATAAGAAGTGATGAGTATAAAAATAAAAAAAAGTATCCACCGGCATAGCCGGTGGTTTTTCATATGCGCCTATAAGGCTCTCCTACTAGCAGCGCCCTAGCAGGCGCGTAGTGATCTGACATTTGCATATGACTACTTCCTGCGGCCCGTAAACGGGCTACCTGAATACGGGATCGACAATTGCTCTCCCATTTTATCCTGCTCTAGTTGCTGCTTGATGTAATTTTGTATCTTGCTCGTATTTTTACCTACCGTATCTACATAATAACCTCGGCACCAAAATTCTCGATTTCTATATTTAAACTTCAAATCACCGAATCGTTCATAAAGCATTAGGCTACTTTTACCTTTCAAATACCCCATAAACCCTGAAACACTCATTTTGGGCGGTATTTCTAAAAGCATGTGGATATGATCCGCGCAACATTCCGCTTCAAGAATGTTCACATTTTTCCATTCACATAGTTTCCTCAATATTTCACCTATTGCTCTACGTTTTTCTCCGTAGAACACTTGTCTTCTATATTTCGGTGCAAACACTATGTGGTATTTACAGTTCCAGCGCGTGTGCGCTAAGCTCTTTTCGTCCCCCATTGGGACCCCCTTTCAATTCTTAATTAACTCTTGTAGTTGCCAGACCACAAGACGTTTTTATCAAATTGAAAGGGGTTATATAACTGACTTATAGCTGTAAGCTTTACGGAACCCCCAGCCTAGCTGGGGGTTTTCTCTATACAAAAAGGCCAACCGGATTCACAGTTGGCCTTCCCGACTTGAAGATCAATTAATCTAACAATGCGACGGACTGCTGTACAATCACCAACTCTTCATTGGTTGGAATGACCATCGCAACCGCATCATGTATTTCAGAATGCGCAATCACGCCGGAATGACCAAACCGGGCGGCTTCATTCGCAGCTTCATCTTCTACGAAGCCGAATACACGTAGATAATTCAGAATCTCGCGACGAATCGGCAGTGAGTTTTCACCGATCCCACCGGTGAATATAATCGCGTCAACCCGCTGTAGCGGAATCATGTACGAAGCAATATATTTTGCAACGCGATAGGTAAACACTTCAAATGCGAGTCTGGCATCTTCATGACCTTGTTCCATGGCTTCTAATACCCCACGGGCATCGGAAGTCAGACCGGACAGCCCCAGAAAACCCGACTTTTTATACAAAGTGTCGAACACCTGTTCTTGTGTCCAGCCTTTATTTAGTAAAAACTCAATGATGCCCGGATCAATGTCACCGCACCGCGTTCCCATCATCAAGCCGGCTTGTGGGGTGAATCCCATCGAGGTATCGACACTCTGACCATCCCGAATGGCACAGACCGATGCGCCATTCCCCAAATGGACAGAAATCACATTGGTGTCATTGATATCTTTATCCAGCATTTTTGCCGCTTCACGACTGACATAAAAATGGCTGGTGCCATGGAAACCATAGCGGCGAATCGCATATTGGTCGTAAAGCTCAGTCGGAATGGCATCTCTGTAGGCTTTTTTCGGCATGGTTTGGTGAAATGCGGTATCAAACACCACAAACTGCGGTAGCGAAGGAAATGCTTTAATCGCAGCACGAATTCCTTTGACATGGGCCAGATTGTGTAGAGGTGCAAGTTCTGCCAGTTGCTCAATTTCAGTAATGACCTGTTCATTGATTCGCACTGTTGACGTGAATTTTTCACCCCCATGAACGACCCGGTGGCCGACGGCGATGATTTTGTCATTGAATCCAAGCGCATCAATCAGTTTGACAATCCGATCCACCGCATGTTGGTGATGATTATCAGGATAATCGATCGTCTCCTCTGTTTTTTCCCCCTGATATTTCCAGCTGATAACCGCCTCGGACAATCCGAAACACTCACCCAAACCACTGACAATAGCGTCACCGCTTTGAGAGTCGATCACCGCGAATTTAAGGGATGAACTACCTGAATTAACGACCAACACATACGAGTTCGACATAAGGCTTTATCCTGTATTCAAATCAATATTGAAGCAAATGCTTCTCCTAACAATCAACGCATCCATTATTCAATATTTTTTGAATGTTTCAACTTTATTTTAATCCACATAATTCTTAAGCCATTTTTTTATGATCAAGAACAAGGAATAATTTATTTTCGGACTCAAAAAATATGAATAAACTCAATCCGTCAGTCTATGCCTTGAACGCCACATAAACATCAGCGGCCTCGTCCACTTGAGCATGCTTTAAGATCTGGCAGGCAAAATCGAGCGGCGCATCGTAAGCCGAACAGGCCTCCGCAATCACTAAATCAGAGACTAAAACCGTCGCTTCCGCCTGAGTTAAAATCCCCGCTGCCACAGGCTCACCGCCTTCAAAGCCAAGAAACAACTCACAAGGCGGAGAATAGATAATTTGTGTAAAGAACTCGATGATCGCTTCTTTTTCTGCCGCTGCACGGTATTGTTCCGCCTGGAGCTGAGCAAACATGACGGTCAAACGATGAAAGTCAACGTGATAGACCTCCTGAGTTTTCAATTCAGCAACACGCTTGAATTCGATAGGTTGATAGGTGCACTGCCGGACTGATGCCAGATAAAGATCGCGACCGACCAAACTGAGGGGAGTTGGATATGCAACATCAACTTGCGCCGATAACCACTGGTTTTTTATTTGTGCAATATTCATAAAACCCTATGATTTGAGTATTAGGGAGAGAGATGGCCATCTTACTCGAATCTGTCCCGAAAAGGGGATAAAAGTCGTCTTTATGTTGATGACATGGTAGAAACGTCCCCGATAAGTCAACATTATTTAGCCATAGAGTTGATCAACAAGGCGACGGTAATGCCTTATTCTAGCTCGCTTTATTTGGGAATCCTTAAATATCTTGATATGATGGACACACTCATTTGACGGCTGGAAACCAAACATGAGACTCAAGAATATATTCATTGCATCACTACTTTCTCTGGGGCTCACCGCCTGTGATAACAGCGAGGTAGGTGATGTCAGTTTAGGCCTGTTCACAACTCAAGATATCAAAATCAATCAGCTTATTGACCCTATCGTCACCGGAGTAACCTGTCATATTGCCAGTATTGAAGCTGATCTCAGTCTATCCGATCCCTCAGATTCATCGATCGCCTGTCGACAGACAGGGGAAATCACCCCTGAAATGATCGCAAAAATTGACAAGTCCGATTCGGGTGAAGTGATTTTTAAAAAATCCAAAAGTATTTTCTTTAAGTCAATGAAAATGCGAAGAATATATGATCCGAAGACACAAACGCTGATCTATATTTCTTACTCAACCAAAGAGACTTCCGGCAGCTTCAAACACAGTATCTCCACGGTTCCGCTGTGGGGCACAAAAGCATATCAAATACCTTCAGAGCCGAATCATTAATGCAATACACGAATATGGGCGAATAATATTGATGAGCATATAGACTGGCTGCAGGGAGCCTTCAATTTCATGCAAAAAGACTTGAGGGAAGCGGTATCACAAGTTCAGCCGCCCGACAATGAATATAAAACACGCCTCATCCATATTTTTGATGTATTCAGTGAGGGGATATTTCATATGGATGCGGAAGGTCTTCTGACATTCTATAATCCTAATTTCTATGTCCAGTTTGGTATTCAGTCCCCGACAATTCATCTCTCTGAGTGGTATGCACTGGTTCATCCTGACGAGCAGGCATTATTAATCAGCCGGGTCAATGAGCATGTCGGCACGACTGCACAACGCATGCTGACGCAGTACCGGGTCAAAAAAACAGACGGTGAGTATTTGTGGATCGAGGGCAGTGCTGTCAGTTTAACCGAGAATGGTGAAACCTACATCGTCGGCAGTCACCGGGATATCTCGGACAAAAAAATGATGGAGAACTATCTCAAAGAAGCCGCTTTCTATGATGACAGTTCTGCCCTGTTCAATCTGAGAAAACTCCTGTTGGATCTGGATTTACTCGTTCAATCAGCACCGAGCAGTTTCTCGGTCATTTATATTCAGATTCATGAATTACAATCCTATCTGATCGAATATGGGTCCGACCTGCTTAAAAATGTGATTACCAATGTCAAACTAGCCGCCAAAATTTTCCCGCAGGACAATGCAACGCTTTACCGGGTCAGTTT
This window harbors:
- a CDS encoding carbohydrate ABC transporter permease, with the translated sequence MKHSSRDESKCPSDERFLNKCLKALTPYGFLFPFLCIFSVFGIFPLVFSVYLSFHTWNPVEGLDAMKYAGFENYSVALTDPWLWRSLKNTFWLAITSGVAQHLVAIPVAYILVSMADRLRHWLTSAYFLPYITSTVAASLIFFNMYSPNSGIINQTLMSLADSSLFGWAFEWVKQFQPIRWLDDATMVKPSIAIMVFWKYTGFNIVLYTTGLMTIPKDILEAARMDGANAIRRFWSISLPMIRPFIFFAVTMTIIGNLQLFEEPFVLTRGTGGTGQSGLTISMYLYKVGWEWLQMGTASAISWLLFALIATCTLIQFFFFGKKGLGEQ
- a CDS encoding ABC transporter substrate-binding protein translates to MKIKALALTSAVLMGIVSAPSFSADADKNIRFDGFPDFDSSLKVILPDFEKKTGIHVDTLMNNHGDHHTKLTTNLATGSGAGDVIVVDVEKIGPFVASGGLVDLSKQYGADQYADRFAPYAWSQGKGSDGDIYGMPVDLGPGVMYYRTDIFKKAGLKVDDVIKSWDSYIAAGEKLKKMGIQLIPSAADVAQTIIFTTVPEGEGIYFDKNGKSVVTSERFVHAFQVAKEIRDKGLDGHILAWSNEWYEGFRKGTFATQLSGAWLLGHLQNWIAPETSGKWAVSHLPDGIYGSWGGSFLSIPKQSKHQDEAWELIKYMTTNRDIQLKHFATIAAFPANITTYDDDMFKEHIAFLGGQQARLLFAEVARNIKPVQPSKGDHIARSIIFENALMEVLDENKDIKTALQEAERLIKRRTRNL
- a CDS encoding LacI family DNA-binding transcriptional regulator; translated protein: MVTIKHVSERAGVSQATVSRVINGSTRVSREKQLKVENAIKELGYRPNSIAQALASSRTESVGIVVPELGGPFYSGILQSIEGQLRQLGYHAVITAGSNTEQSQKEAVEFLLGRRVDALILHTQQLDDDYLIMLEERGLPIILINRVVPEMLTSCIDIDNEAGGLLATQYLIKMGHKNIACITGPLNKSDARGRLQGYRKALENAGLEYNEMLVSEAGFTEETGMSAMKKLLNRGCPFSAVFAANDHMAFGAREVLTSIGLSVPDDISLVGFDNILFARYLTPGLTTIDFPIEKMSKEAVKLAIHKLNKNKSDVNLKLVPSLVIRDSVKNVINTL
- a CDS encoding methyl-accepting chemotaxis protein, producing MLKQSTPFILRSGELTINYLDIDRSMMSYLSTLYPEDLEPLSQSIHQSMQDFQTKLAWFKKLPDPDHHIGQFVEQIESTAMKTFKDINMILNGYKTYLETKDKNIKQRALLQSLIMQINNNLLENLAAANQSDARQSIEALLTQIGLLVGEVNEAFSLQDVIETRALERRFKIRKTRLDSAMTTFQSASSAFFRQSETSLKLLGQQAFSAEGAVSKHIAMVEIYDQLTAQKEAVKVDIDTQLKNIDAFSAYATQIAGQRYADSTAQAKESVITLVILSIVSIVIALSIGIVIATMIRRPSRRLQRVLGQVAEKDLSSRVDDQTNNEFGMLSKTVNMVIDDLSHIIHQIRSTAKQLNHASLDNQQTSEALSLAIVEQNSQTALTAKAMEEIEYTVRDISESVSETLSIATVAVNDSNSGQVLMKKNVELLNHLSQRLRDSTQTIYQLESYCAGIESILDIISNISSQTNLLALNAAIEAARAGEQGRGFSVVADEVRGLAEKTTASTQEIQTKIEQLQQSSVLAVKQISECVDDMENCITQTQDVDASLTQVHVNLNKIEERSHKISASTEQHQFAAMQVKENINKIQTLSHQNMVRSENLAEQSKTLEQMAEHQSKLTSSFKL
- the tnpA gene encoding IS200/IS605 family transposase, which gives rise to MGDEKSLAHTRWNCKYHIVFAPKYRRQVFYGEKRRAIGEILRKLCEWKNVNILEAECCADHIHMLLEIPPKMSVSGFMGYLKGKSSLMLYERFGDLKFKYRNREFWCRGYYVDTVGKNTSKIQNYIKQQLEQDKMGEQLSIPYSGSPFTGRRK
- a CDS encoding acetate/propionate family kinase, whose product is MSNSYVLVVNSGSSSLKFAVIDSQSGDAIVSGLGECFGLSEAVISWKYQGEKTEETIDYPDNHHQHAVDRIVKLIDALGFNDKIIAVGHRVVHGGEKFTSTVRINEQVITEIEQLAELAPLHNLAHVKGIRAAIKAFPSLPQFVVFDTAFHQTMPKKAYRDAIPTELYDQYAIRRYGFHGTSHFYVSREAAKMLDKDINDTNVISVHLGNGASVCAIRDGQSVDTSMGFTPQAGLMMGTRCGDIDPGIIEFLLNKGWTQEQVFDTLYKKSGFLGLSGLTSDARGVLEAMEQGHEDARLAFEVFTYRVAKYIASYMIPLQRVDAIIFTGGIGENSLPIRREILNYLRVFGFVEDEAANEAARFGHSGVIAHSEIHDAVAMVIPTNEELVIVQQSVALLD
- a CDS encoding CreA family protein yields the protein MRLKNIFIASLLSLGLTACDNSEVGDVSLGLFTTQDIKINQLIDPIVTGVTCHIASIEADLSLSDPSDSSIACRQTGEITPEMIAKIDKSDSGEVIFKKSKSIFFKSMKMRRIYDPKTQTLIYISYSTKETSGSFKHSISTVPLWGTKAYQIPSEPNH